Proteins encoded by one window of Leishmania infantum JPCM5 genome chromosome 32:
- a CDS encoding putative ubiquitin-conjugating enzyme protein, with amino-acid sequence MSALPHIQKEFRNLTKDPPAGFRVELKDNSFFTWIVWFTGPEGTPYAGGQYKASLTFPKEFPMEPPTFRVISSFWHPNVYADGRVCISILHPPGVDEMNSEETAMMRWTPVQTIRSVLLSIVSLWSDPDPSDAGAPANVDALVQYRNRRAEFDAKCRSLAEKSLTELPEDFEPPCMEEKVEVTKAPGDTFDYMLSEDDLEDEDDFDDFSTPAPAASASAGAAASSDPAKKYAEELMQLRAMGVGEGKSDADLLNLLIKHRGELASVIGDLS; translated from the coding sequence ATGTCGGCTCTTCCGCACATTCAGAAGGAGTTCCGCAACCTCACGAAAGACCCGCCGGCGGGCTTTCGTGTGGAGCTGAAGGACAACAGCTTCTTCACCTGGATTGTGTGGTTTACCGGCCCGGAGGGAACCCCGTACGCCGGCGGCCAGTACAAAGCGTCGCTGACGTTTCCGAAGGAGTTTCCGATGGAGCCGCCCACCTTCCGGGTCATCTCGTCCTTTTGGCACCCGAACGTGTACGCGGATGGGCGAGTGTGCATTTCCATTCTGCATCCCCCAGGCGTGGACGAGATGAACTCGGAGGAAACGGCGATGATGCGCTGGACACCCGTGCAGACCATCCGCTCCGTCCTGCTCTCCATCGTCTCCCTTTGGAGCGACCCCGATCCGtccgacgccggcgctccGGCGAACGTGGATGCCCTGGTGCAGTACCGCAACAGGCGTGCTGAGTTCGACGCAAAGTGCCGGAGCCTGGCAGAGAAGTCTCTCACGGAGCTCCCGGAGGACTTTGAGCCGCCGTGCATGGAAGAGAAAGTGGAGGTGACCAAGGCACCGGGTGACACCTTTGACTATATGCTCTCCGAGGACGATCttgaggacgaggacgacttCGACGACTTCAGCACCCCTGCCCCTGCCGCGTCCGCtagcgctggcgcagccgcctcaaGCGATCCGGCAAAGAAGTATGCGGAGGAGCTGATGCAGCTCCGCGCGATGGGAGTCGGTGAGGGCAAATCCGACGCTGACCTGCTCAATCTGCTAATCAAGCACCGTGGCGAGCTGGCCAGCGTCATCGGCGACTTATCATGA